One window of the Rhodococcus sovatensis genome contains the following:
- a CDS encoding glyoxalase superfamily protein produces the protein MQFDKVDVQGAARRLRESLYKMGIEIGLGRSLEVVAAQLGFRDWNTLAATLGKTAGGNGTELGGNVPVLRSFDESATRAFYVDYLGYDVEWEHRFEPGMPLYMRLRRSGSVLDLSEHHGDGTPGSVVWIPVRDARAFQRELKNTGHHAVRPGVDRDAPAGPTVTVIDPASNILRFCQPDYPDEHFI, from the coding sequence ATGCAGTTCGACAAGGTCGATGTTCAAGGGGCAGCCCGGCGTCTGCGAGAGTCGTTGTACAAGATGGGCATCGAGATCGGGCTCGGCCGATCACTCGAGGTTGTTGCAGCACAGCTGGGTTTCCGCGACTGGAACACTCTGGCGGCGACGTTGGGCAAGACCGCTGGCGGCAACGGGACCGAACTCGGCGGGAACGTTCCGGTTCTTCGGTCGTTCGATGAATCGGCAACGCGTGCGTTCTATGTCGATTACCTGGGGTACGACGTCGAATGGGAACATCGTTTCGAACCCGGCATGCCGTTGTACATGCGACTGCGCCGATCCGGTTCTGTGCTCGACCTCTCGGAGCATCACGGAGACGGAACTCCCGGATCAGTCGTGTGGATCCCGGTTCGGGATGCGCGAGCGTTCCAACGGGAGTTGAAGAACACCGGTCACCACGCCGTCCGGCCTGGTGTCGATCGCGATGCACCCGCTGGCCCGACGGTGACTGTGATCGATCCGGCGTCGAACATTCTGCGTTTTTGCCAACCTGATTATCCGGACGAACATTTCATTTGA